A portion of the Chondrinema litorale genome contains these proteins:
- a CDS encoding ABC transporter permease, which yields MLQNYLKVLWRNTIRNQVFSLVNLLGLSVGMAACLLLLVYVSDELSYDQYHEKGERIYRVTESFKNGEDYTTTAMTPFLIAEYITEELAGVENYFRFDCNMDRMIVETGDKEILEVGNIGFNDSTFFDFFSVKLLQGDPIQSLSGPNKMVISQQMAQKYFGNEPALGKTFTLRNPFNDFNFDVEVTGIMENMGHNSHFKRDFLISMSTADIMFGNRANEWGWTSVYSYIMLAPGHDISEVKKALPEIEKKYAPEYFQEWAHFGVQPMQDIHLKSNLKDEMSVNGDITYVYIFIAVAAFIILIASINYMNLSTARAAKRAREVGMRKVMGAQKTQLIFQFLAEALFFTLLSFIIAGFLAEITLPLFNNFSGKQLEINYINSPEYLYWFLGLAICIGLFSGSYPAFILSQFQPVSVLKGNQSTAGKNSLLLRKGLVIFQFAISITLIICTIIIYNQWEFMREKKLGLDTDKIINIPVSNENIRDNYQVFKQDLLSSPEVAEVAAMNKRITSRFSNYRLFNYEGFTETFTMPFGAVDEDFFKVFNIDMVAGKSFTNYAADSAKNIIVNEAAVKMLGKTPEEVLGTRFKFDDTFQPQIIGVAKNFHFESLHNEIIPMWFYHSKNNYGNIAVRIAGNQLDEALTNIEKSWKKINTLTPFEFEFMQAEIEQAYRSEQRFFQVFAVFAGLAIIIACLGIFGLAAFTAIQRKKEIGIRKVLGASTTGITLLLSNEFTLLVLLANIFAWPLAWWLMDTWLADFAYHIQISIWVFIGGTVLSLLVALLTVIFQSIKAALSNPVNSLRAN from the coding sequence ATGCTTCAAAATTATTTAAAAGTCTTATGGAGAAATACCATAAGGAATCAGGTATTTTCTTTAGTAAATCTACTTGGTCTTTCTGTAGGAATGGCTGCCTGCCTTTTGTTACTGGTGTATGTTTCTGATGAACTCAGTTACGATCAGTATCACGAAAAAGGGGAGAGAATTTATAGGGTAACCGAAAGTTTTAAAAACGGGGAAGATTACACCACCACTGCCATGACTCCCTTTTTAATTGCTGAATACATTACAGAAGAACTGGCAGGTGTAGAAAACTATTTCCGCTTCGATTGCAACATGGATAGAATGATTGTAGAAACAGGAGATAAAGAAATTTTAGAAGTTGGTAACATTGGTTTTAACGATTCTACATTCTTCGATTTCTTCTCGGTTAAACTGCTCCAAGGAGACCCAATACAGTCGCTGTCTGGCCCAAACAAAATGGTGATTAGCCAACAAATGGCTCAAAAGTATTTTGGTAATGAACCTGCACTTGGTAAAACCTTTACACTTAGAAATCCATTTAACGATTTCAATTTTGATGTAGAAGTGACAGGTATAATGGAAAACATGGGGCACAACAGCCATTTCAAGCGAGATTTCCTAATATCTATGTCTACAGCAGACATCATGTTTGGAAACAGAGCGAATGAATGGGGTTGGACTTCTGTATACTCATACATTATGTTAGCTCCCGGCCATGATATTAGCGAAGTAAAAAAGGCTCTTCCAGAAATTGAAAAAAAATATGCGCCTGAGTATTTTCAAGAATGGGCTCACTTCGGTGTACAACCCATGCAAGACATCCACTTAAAGTCTAATTTAAAAGACGAAATGAGTGTAAATGGAGACATTACTTATGTGTATATCTTTATCGCAGTAGCAGCTTTTATCATTTTAATTGCATCGATCAATTATATGAACTTATCTACTGCCAGAGCTGCAAAGAGAGCGAGAGAAGTAGGCATGCGAAAAGTAATGGGAGCTCAAAAAACGCAATTAATATTTCAGTTTTTAGCAGAAGCTTTATTCTTCACCTTATTGTCTTTTATAATAGCAGGTTTTCTTGCAGAAATCACCCTTCCATTGTTTAATAATTTCTCTGGAAAGCAGCTAGAGATCAATTACATAAACTCGCCAGAATACCTGTATTGGTTTTTGGGCTTAGCTATATGTATCGGCTTATTTTCTGGTAGTTATCCTGCATTTATACTTTCACAGTTTCAGCCAGTGAGTGTGTTAAAGGGAAACCAGTCTACTGCAGGTAAAAACAGTTTATTACTTAGAAAAGGCTTGGTTATTTTTCAGTTTGCTATTTCTATCACGCTCATTATCTGCACCATTATTATTTATAATCAGTGGGAATTTATGCGAGAAAAAAAGCTTGGGCTCGATACAGATAAGATCATCAATATTCCTGTGAGTAATGAGAATATTAGAGATAATTATCAGGTATTTAAGCAAGATTTACTCAGCTCACCCGAAGTTGCAGAAGTCGCAGCAATGAACAAACGTATTACTAGCAGATTCTCAAATTACCGCCTTTTCAACTACGAAGGTTTTACCGAGACTTTCACCATGCCTTTTGGTGCTGTGGATGAAGATTTCTTTAAAGTATTTAATATTGATATGGTAGCAGGCAAGAGCTTTACTAACTACGCTGCTGATTCTGCTAAAAATATCATAGTGAATGAAGCTGCTGTAAAGATGCTAGGCAAAACACCAGAAGAAGTCTTAGGAACTAGATTTAAATTTGATGATACATTTCAACCTCAGATAATTGGTGTGGCTAAAAACTTTCACTTCGAATCGCTACATAATGAGATTATCCCCATGTGGTTTTATCATAGCAAAAACAACTATGGTAACATTGCGGTGAGAATTGCTGGCAACCAATTAGATGAAGCCCTTACAAACATTGAAAAGAGCTGGAAAAAGATCAACACCCTCACTCCTTTTGAGTTTGAGTTTATGCAAGCCGAAATTGAACAAGCTTACAGAAGTGAACAGCGATTTTTTCAGGTATTTGCCGTATTTGCTGGCTTGGCTATCATCATAGCATGTTTAGGCATTTTCGGATTAGCTGCTTTTACAGCCATCCAAAGAAAGAAAGAGATTGGCATTAGAAAAGTACTTGGAGCTTCTACCACAGGCATCACTTTGCTACTTTCCAATGAATTTACTTTACTGGTCTTACTGGCAAACATCTTTGCTTGGCCTCTTGCCTGGTGGCTTATGGATACCTGGTTGGCAGATTTTGCTTACCACATCCAAATTAGCATTTGGGTATTTATCGGAGGTACTGTACTCTCATTATTAGTTGCTTTATTAACCGTAATCTTCCAATCGATTAAAGCAGCACTGAGTAATCCAGTTAACTCTCTAAGAGCTAACTAG
- a CDS encoding metal-dependent hydrolase yields MKLTYYGHSCFSVNLKGKEILFDPFISGNELASDVDIASLKPDYILLSHGHSDHTADAEQIAKQSGATIVSNFEVVSWFGNKGLEKVHPMNHGGSWKFDFGTVKYVNAVHSSSMPDGSYGGNPGGFIISNDEITFYFAGDTALTLDMQLIPRFHKLDLAILPIGDNFTMNVDEAIVASDFIECNKVVGVHYDTFGYIKIDHEASIEKFANASKELFLPKIGESLDF; encoded by the coding sequence ATGAAACTAACTTATTACGGACACTCCTGCTTTAGTGTAAATCTGAAAGGAAAAGAAATTTTGTTTGATCCATTCATTAGCGGGAATGAGTTGGCAAGTGATGTGGATATTGCTTCTTTAAAACCAGACTACATTCTTTTAAGCCACGGGCATAGCGACCACACCGCAGATGCCGAGCAAATTGCCAAACAATCTGGAGCTACCATTGTGAGTAACTTTGAAGTTGTTAGTTGGTTTGGAAACAAGGGACTCGAAAAAGTGCATCCGATGAATCATGGAGGATCTTGGAAATTCGATTTCGGTACAGTAAAATATGTAAATGCTGTGCATTCTAGCTCTATGCCAGATGGCAGTTATGGTGGAAATCCCGGTGGATTTATTATAAGCAATGATGAAATTACATTCTACTTTGCAGGTGATACTGCACTTACTTTAGATATGCAGTTGATTCCTCGTTTCCATAAACTAGACTTGGCAATTTTACCTATCGGCGATAACTTCACTATGAATGTAGATGAAGCAATTGTTGCTTCTGATTTTATTGAATGTAACAAAGTAGTAGGTGTACACTACGATACTTTTGGTTATATAAAAATTGACCACGAAGCATCTATTGAGAAATTTGCTAATGCTAGCAAAGAATTATTTTTGCCGAAAATAGGAGAGAGTTTAGATTTTTAA
- a CDS encoding FtsX-like permease family protein, with translation MILNFLVIAFRNIIRNKLFTSINVFGLAVGIASVSIIMVYINHELSYDKFHESAENIYRVAWFGGGDSPQTRVPHPMAQAMVNDFPEVESAVSITPLWGPGLIKETFSVNNPENDDWFDEKEILAVDTSFFKVFSFEMLLGDKENVLKRPDIILITESTAVKYFGENWREKNLLEKFLSVNDSRYIIQIGGVLKDPPKTSHFHFDFLVSYIRLKTEDPDDEFMTWADFGHFNYIKLKAGSDSDALERKLFEWVAPHINADQEAIDYFNERPNVGFQLQRITDIHLQSRIRWELEANGNIAYVYIMSAAALFILIIAAFNFMNLTTAQSANRSKEIGIRKSLGARQNQVRFQFIMETTVLAAISVIMGGFMAEITLPFFETLTGKTLDSSLLYTPIAIGSYVLIILFLGFIAGLYPAFVLARVNIRKVLKGEFVSGKKGHAFRSTLVVIQFAIAMILISGSMVIFNQLIYLQNKSLGFNKEEKVVIPMMEGDMRKNYPTMEKELLRLPGVSAVAAVSNLPGGQFNQQSLYDAGHPEHIIDASEMICSHDFLNLMDIKIIEGRGFDESIITDSIDAFILNKEAVEALNLKDPIGKELVLDMDGFKLKGSVIGITENFHYLSLHDPIRPLIVIERPWYNHLILNVGTEHLSENMNAIRNIWQEHAGNFRFSYNFLDQNIDAQYRAEKITGKIFGVFSGIAVVIACLGLFSMASINMERRKKEVGVRKILGASKPHILLLLLGEFSKIILLALLLAAPIGWFMMDNWLNNFTYHINLTIQLFVGAAILVVFIAWLTISGIALKTLAINPTEALKSE, from the coding sequence ATGATTCTCAATTTCTTAGTTATAGCGTTCAGAAATATCATTAGAAACAAGCTGTTTACCTCTATTAATGTATTTGGTTTAGCAGTAGGCATTGCCAGTGTAAGCATCATTATGGTTTACATTAATCATGAATTGAGTTATGATAAATTTCATGAATCTGCCGAGAATATTTACCGAGTAGCTTGGTTTGGAGGTGGTGATTCTCCTCAAACACGCGTGCCACACCCAATGGCTCAAGCAATGGTAAATGATTTCCCTGAAGTAGAATCTGCTGTAAGTATAACTCCACTCTGGGGGCCTGGTCTCATTAAAGAAACATTTTCGGTAAATAATCCTGAAAACGACGATTGGTTTGATGAAAAGGAGATACTGGCAGTAGATACTAGTTTCTTTAAAGTATTCTCTTTTGAAATGCTACTTGGCGATAAAGAAAATGTGTTGAAAAGACCAGATATCATTTTAATCACAGAGTCTACAGCAGTAAAGTATTTTGGTGAAAACTGGAGAGAAAAAAACCTCTTAGAAAAGTTTCTTTCTGTAAATGATTCCAGATACATCATTCAAATTGGTGGGGTGTTAAAAGATCCGCCTAAAACTTCTCACTTCCACTTCGATTTCTTGGTTTCTTATATCAGACTTAAAACAGAAGACCCAGATGATGAATTTATGACATGGGCAGATTTTGGCCATTTCAATTATATAAAACTAAAAGCAGGTAGCGATTCAGATGCATTAGAAAGAAAGTTGTTCGAATGGGTTGCTCCTCACATAAATGCAGACCAAGAAGCTATTGATTATTTTAATGAAAGGCCTAATGTCGGATTCCAATTACAAAGAATTACAGACATTCACCTGCAATCAAGAATACGCTGGGAGTTGGAAGCCAATGGCAACATTGCCTATGTATATATTATGTCTGCGGCAGCACTTTTCATTTTAATTATTGCTGCATTTAACTTTATGAATCTCACCACAGCACAGTCTGCAAATCGCTCAAAAGAAATTGGCATCAGAAAATCTTTAGGAGCCAGACAAAATCAGGTTCGCTTTCAATTTATAATGGAGACCACTGTATTGGCAGCAATTTCTGTAATAATGGGGGGATTTATGGCTGAAATTACGCTTCCATTTTTTGAAACCCTTACTGGGAAAACACTGGATAGCTCTCTATTATACACACCAATTGCTATTGGCAGCTATGTATTAATCATTCTGTTTTTAGGATTTATAGCTGGTTTATATCCTGCATTTGTGCTTGCTAGAGTCAATATTAGAAAAGTGTTGAAAGGCGAATTTGTATCTGGCAAAAAAGGTCATGCTTTTAGAAGCACACTCGTAGTGATTCAATTTGCTATTGCCATGATTTTGATAAGTGGAAGTATGGTTATTTTTAATCAGCTCATCTATTTACAAAACAAATCTTTAGGTTTTAATAAAGAAGAGAAAGTAGTTATTCCAATGATGGAGGGAGATATGAGAAAGAACTACCCTACTATGGAAAAAGAATTACTGCGACTCCCAGGAGTTAGCGCTGTTGCTGCGGTTTCTAATTTACCGGGCGGGCAGTTTAACCAACAATCTTTATATGATGCAGGACATCCAGAACATATAATAGATGCTTCTGAAATGATATGCAGCCACGATTTTCTTAACCTGATGGATATAAAAATTATTGAAGGTAGAGGTTTCGATGAATCAATTATTACCGATTCTATAGATGCTTTTATTCTGAATAAAGAAGCTGTAGAAGCATTGAACTTGAAAGATCCAATTGGTAAAGAGTTGGTTTTAGATATGGATGGGTTTAAGTTGAAAGGATCAGTAATTGGCATTACAGAAAACTTCCATTATTTATCGCTCCACGACCCGATAAGACCTTTGATAGTTATTGAGCGACCTTGGTATAACCATTTAATACTTAATGTTGGCACAGAACATCTATCAGAAAACATGAATGCTATTAGAAACATCTGGCAAGAACACGCTGGCAACTTTAGGTTTTCTTATAATTTTCTAGATCAAAACATTGATGCCCAATACCGAGCTGAAAAAATAACAGGTAAAATATTCGGTGTGTTTTCTGGAATTGCTGTAGTAATCGCCTGTTTGGGATTATTCAGTATGGCTTCTATCAATATGGAAAGAAGGAAAAAAGAAGTGGGTGTAAGAAAAATATTAGGAGCATCTAAGCCACACATATTGTTGTTGCTTTTGGGTGAGTTCAGCAAAATAATTTTACTTGCCTTATTGCTAGCTGCTCCAATCGGCTGGTTTATGATGGACAACTGGTTGAATAATTTCACCTATCACATCAATTTAACTATTCAGTTATTTGTTGGAGCTGCCATATTAGTAGTATTTATCGCATGGCTTACCATTTCTGGCATTGCATTAAAAACGCTTGCCATCAATCCGACTGAAGCATTGAAATCAGAATAA
- the surE gene encoding 5'/3'-nucleotidase SurE translates to MKFIHFFLLMAISHVLFARADHTYKHILITNDDGIEDIDRLVALAKSVRHVADQVSIIVSSFDRSGTSNYTTLGKYQSTIEITTKYIDTLNHVAVYETPGNPADCVLIGLSGFFKDNRPDLVLSGINGGANTGTEWFGSGTIGAARMAAYLGVKSIALSGFDDDNPESFKVIPEWISHFISSSIIDELSNNQYFTIAFPKDINSITGVIFSARRIAYERPENIVFQKINTNDEQALESTTIWIPQHIANPVDSSLKYDDSKVKEGFIVITPMTIDENDEETLKRLQQLPEKLIPQFTTTQ, encoded by the coding sequence ATGAAATTCATACATTTCTTTCTTTTAATGGCGATTTCCCATGTATTGTTTGCAAGAGCAGATCATACTTACAAGCATATTTTAATTACTAATGATGATGGGATTGAAGACATTGATCGTTTGGTTGCTCTTGCCAAAAGTGTTCGACATGTTGCCGATCAGGTTTCTATTATAGTTTCGTCTTTTGATAGGTCTGGCACAAGTAATTATACTACTTTAGGAAAGTATCAATCTACCATAGAAATTACCACCAAATATATTGACACGCTCAACCATGTAGCTGTTTATGAAACACCGGGAAATCCGGCTGACTGTGTACTTATAGGTTTAAGCGGATTTTTTAAAGATAATAGACCTGACTTGGTACTTTCTGGAATTAACGGTGGGGCAAATACTGGTACTGAGTGGTTTGGTTCAGGCACTATTGGAGCAGCAAGAATGGCTGCTTATTTAGGTGTAAAAAGTATTGCTCTTTCAGGCTTTGATGATGATAACCCTGAGTCTTTTAAAGTGATACCTGAATGGATTTCCCATTTTATTTCTTCATCAATCATAGATGAGTTAAGTAATAATCAATACTTTACAATAGCATTTCCCAAAGACATCAATAGTATAACAGGAGTTATTTTTTCTGCAAGAAGAATAGCTTACGAGAGACCTGAGAATATTGTCTTTCAAAAAATTAATACAAATGATGAACAAGCACTAGAAAGCACTACTATATGGATACCTCAACATATTGCTAATCCTGTAGACAGCTCACTGAAATATGATGATTCAAAAGTGAAGGAAGGTTTCATTGTAATTACACCAATGACAATTGACGAAAATGATGAGGAAACACTAAAAAGATTGCAGCAACTACCAGAAAAACTTATCCCACAATTTACTACAACTCAATAA
- a CDS encoding M57 family metalloprotease: MKHLNLLLTGLLCLLFTFSCQQDEIVIAPEDAIPSEILLKLNEIGFNTIDFQVKTFEEGYLVENDIYLTESQINKMSVGRGIPAVEQYSTDNLVSTSGSRVITIYAPEEGTSTRGKKTSGYSPAMIAGLDLAIARYNAENLEISFQRVTSSSSADIVMTRLSRRDERRGVLGSAGFPTASGDPYDEIKMSGVLESSYGLDTEGIATIIAHEMGHCVGFRHTDYFDRSISCGGSTSNEGDGGVGANHIPGTPTGATYSAQSWMLSCTDGSDRPFNNDDKTALDYLY, translated from the coding sequence ATGAAACATTTAAATTTACTGTTAACTGGATTACTATGCCTACTTTTTACTTTTAGCTGCCAGCAAGACGAAATTGTTATAGCACCAGAAGATGCCATTCCCTCAGAAATACTTTTAAAACTGAATGAAATTGGATTTAATACCATCGATTTTCAAGTAAAGACTTTTGAAGAAGGCTACCTTGTAGAAAACGACATTTACCTTACTGAAAGCCAAATTAATAAAATGAGTGTTGGTAGAGGTATTCCTGCTGTTGAGCAATACAGTACAGATAACTTGGTAAGCACCAGTGGTAGTAGAGTAATCACAATTTATGCTCCTGAAGAAGGCACTTCAACTAGAGGCAAAAAGACAAGTGGTTACAGCCCTGCCATGATCGCTGGTCTTGACTTAGCCATTGCCAGATACAATGCAGAAAACTTAGAAATTTCTTTCCAAAGAGTTACTAGCAGCTCAAGTGCTGATATCGTAATGACTCGTCTTAGTAGAAGAGATGAAAGAAGAGGTGTTTTAGGTTCTGCTGGTTTCCCAACTGCTTCTGGCGATCCGTATGATGAGATTAAAATGAGTGGAGTTCTTGAGTCTAGCTATGGTTTAGATACTGAAGGAATTGCTACTATTATCGCTCATGAAATGGGACACTGCGTAGGATTTAGACACACAGACTATTTCGACAGAAGTATCAGTTGTGGTGGTTCAACAAGTAATGAAGGTGATGGTGGCGTTGGTGCTAATCACATACCTGGCACTCCAACAGGTGCTACTTATTCTGCTCAGTCTTGGATGTTATCTTGTACTGATGGTAGCGACAGACCATTTAATAACGACGACAAAACTGCTTTAGACTACCTTTATTAA
- a CDS encoding ABC transporter permease, whose protein sequence is MLKNYLKTSIRNLINNKIYTFINISGLSLGIVTCILIALFVWDEKHFDNFVPDSQNIYRVYNLNKTETAESFLAVCPPAYKGALANDYAEVENATYCMRYYNKATFSKKGEAFFEENGLFAEAIFLNFFGLELSNGNAETALAEANSLVISNKLAEKYFPKQNAVGELIEIEGNPYKITGVLAPFPGNFHLNIDFIISLKTRKAYLTPERLAGWGWHEFFTYIKVKDGVDVQQLQDKFTTQVEEVAHPITNQGYVDYPLFQKLQDIHLYSYNFEYDIAKTGNIHYVDAMSLVAIFIMLIACFNFINLSTAQSVKRAKEVGIRKAAGAHRQQLIFQFLSESFVLVLISVIIGGVLTEVLLPFLNSFTDKELVFNPISSPLVFASLLAFVLIVTLLSGLYPALVISKFEPLKAIKENKSGSSTATKLRQSLVIIQFVISTLMIFGSAIIYQQLNFLQSKDYGFNKERLVYFRLKGDNMRRNLESFKNQLLQEVGVNQVSACYGIPGDIVAWDAIIQHETQKTISANLFAVDYNYPKTLGLEFIAGRDFDVNLKTDSAEAFIINETAVKNLGYSAPEEALGKELDWNPWVEEGLKSGRIIGVVKDFHYRSLHQKVEAAVLQIYPTAYSFILASIGTNNSIPNSLKGIEKVWREYAPENPFDYQFVDNSFDKSYQAEQKLGSIFIVFALVSVFIACFGLFGLISFSTAQKRKEISIRKVLGANQFSIVKMLIASFSKLVIIAACISLPLGYYYAQNWLQEFAYQTHIGVGVFMVSIFSIVAISWFTIAYHAIIAAFEKPVNALRSE, encoded by the coding sequence ATGCTGAAAAACTATCTAAAAACTTCAATCAGAAATCTGATTAATAACAAGATTTACACTTTTATCAATATCTCAGGTCTTAGCCTTGGGATAGTAACTTGTATACTCATTGCGCTATTTGTTTGGGATGAAAAACACTTTGATAATTTCGTTCCTGATAGCCAAAACATCTATAGAGTTTATAATTTAAATAAAACTGAAACCGCTGAAAGCTTTCTTGCGGTTTGCCCACCTGCTTATAAAGGTGCGCTAGCAAATGACTATGCCGAAGTCGAGAACGCTACCTATTGCATGAGGTATTACAATAAAGCCACTTTCTCAAAAAAAGGTGAAGCTTTCTTTGAAGAAAATGGGCTTTTTGCAGAAGCTATATTTCTTAACTTTTTTGGTCTTGAATTAAGCAATGGAAATGCAGAAACTGCTTTAGCAGAAGCAAACTCTTTAGTAATTAGTAATAAACTGGCTGAAAAATATTTCCCTAAGCAAAATGCAGTTGGCGAACTCATTGAGATTGAAGGAAATCCTTATAAGATAACTGGTGTACTTGCTCCATTTCCCGGTAACTTCCATTTAAATATTGATTTTATAATTTCTCTAAAGACACGCAAAGCATACCTCACACCTGAAAGGTTAGCGGGTTGGGGCTGGCATGAGTTTTTTACTTACATTAAAGTAAAAGACGGTGTAGATGTACAGCAACTACAAGATAAATTTACCACGCAAGTCGAAGAAGTTGCCCACCCGATTACTAACCAAGGATATGTTGATTATCCGCTATTTCAAAAGCTGCAAGATATTCATTTATATTCTTACAATTTTGAATATGATATAGCTAAAACAGGAAACATCCATTATGTAGATGCAATGAGTTTGGTGGCTATTTTTATTATGTTGATCGCTTGTTTCAATTTCATCAATCTTTCTACAGCACAATCTGTAAAAAGAGCCAAAGAAGTTGGTATTAGAAAAGCCGCCGGTGCACATAGACAGCAATTAATATTTCAGTTTTTATCAGAGTCATTTGTATTGGTATTGATATCAGTAATTATTGGAGGTGTTTTAACCGAAGTATTACTGCCATTCCTAAACAGTTTTACAGATAAAGAATTAGTATTTAATCCAATTTCATCTCCACTGGTTTTTGCATCACTTTTAGCATTTGTACTTATCGTTACATTGCTTTCTGGGCTCTATCCTGCATTGGTTATTTCTAAGTTTGAGCCACTTAAAGCAATTAAAGAAAATAAGAGTGGAAGCAGTACAGCTACAAAACTCAGACAAAGCTTGGTTATCATTCAGTTTGTTATTTCCACTTTAATGATTTTTGGCTCAGCCATTATTTATCAACAACTTAATTTTCTACAGAGCAAAGATTACGGCTTTAACAAAGAAAGACTTGTTTATTTTAGACTGAAAGGTGATAATATGCGCCGAAACTTAGAAAGTTTTAAAAACCAATTATTACAAGAAGTTGGTGTAAATCAAGTAAGTGCCTGCTATGGTATTCCCGGAGATATAGTGGCTTGGGATGCCATTATCCAACACGAAACACAAAAAACAATTTCAGCTAACCTTTTTGCTGTGGATTATAATTACCCAAAAACTCTAGGTTTAGAATTTATTGCAGGGAGAGATTTTGATGTAAACCTTAAAACTGATTCGGCAGAAGCTTTTATCATTAATGAAACTGCTGTAAAAAACTTAGGTTATAGCGCTCCAGAAGAAGCTTTAGGCAAAGAGTTAGACTGGAACCCTTGGGTAGAAGAAGGCTTAAAATCAGGAAGGATTATAGGTGTAGTAAAAGACTTTCATTATAGAAGTTTACACCAGAAAGTAGAGGCCGCAGTTTTACAAATTTACCCTACTGCATATAGTTTTATTCTTGCTAGTATTGGCACAAATAACTCTATTCCTAATAGTTTAAAAGGCATTGAAAAAGTATGGAGAGAATATGCTCCAGAAAATCCATTCGACTATCAATTTGTTGATAACTCCTTTGATAAATCGTACCAAGCAGAGCAAAAACTAGGAAGCATATTTATCGTGTTTGCACTAGTTTCTGTATTTATTGCGTGCTTTGGTTTGTTTGGCCTTATCTCTTTTAGCACCGCTCAAAAACGAAAAGAAATTAGCATTAGAAAAGTGCTTGGAGCCAATCAATTTAGTATTGTTAAAATGCTCATTGCCAGCTTTAGCAAACTGGTAATAATAGCTGCATGTATTTCTTTACCACTGGGTTACTACTATGCACAAAACTGGCTGCAAGAATTTGCCTACCAAACGCATATTGGTGTAGGAGTTTTTATGGTATCTATTTTCTCAATTGTAGCAATTTCATGGTTTACTATTGCTTACCATGCCATTATTGCTGCTTTCGAAAAACCAGTAAATGCTTTAAGGTCGGAGTAA